One region of Nerophis lumbriciformis linkage group LG10, RoL_Nlum_v2.1, whole genome shotgun sequence genomic DNA includes:
- the pskh1 gene encoding serine/threonine-protein kinase H1 homolog, whose product MGCRNSKVLPEPPGDVQLDLVKKVDPHPQTDVFKHFIRGDGTLSKVGEAGGEREDKAGSASPLLTQAQAATPVASTQQPKNPSEVSDPQRKKVAKYRAKFDPRVTAKYDIKALIGRGSFSRVVRVEHKSTRQPYAIKMIETRYREGREVCESELCVLRRVRHTNIIQLMEVFETAERVYMVMELATGGELFDRIIARGSFTERDATRVLQMVLDGVKYLHTLGITHRDLKPENLLYYHPGADSKIIITDFGLASSRKKGDECLMKTTCGTPEYIAPEILVRKPYTNAVDMWALGVISYILLSGTMPFEDDNRMRLYRQILKGKYSFSGEPWPSVSNLAKDFVERILTVDPSERLTAGQALKHPWIISMAAASSMKNLQRCISQNLLKRASSRCHSTKSAQSTRSSRSTKSNKARRVREKELRELNRRYQQQYNG is encoded by the exons ATGGGGTGCAGGAACAGTAAGGTCCTCCCTGAGCCTCCAGGGGATGTTCAGTTGGACCTGGTAAAAAAG GTGGATCCGCACCCTCAAACTGATGTCTTTAAGCACTTCATTCGAGGTGATGGCACTTTGAGCAAAGTGGGTGAGGCTGGTGGAGAAAGAGAGGACAAGGCCGGCTCCGCCTCACCATTGCTTACTCAGGCACAAGCTGCCACTCCTGTTGCCTCCACCCAGCAACCTAAAAACCCATCTGAGGTGTCAGACCCTCAAAGGAAAAAAGTGGCAAAATATCGAGCCAAATTTGACCCAAGGGTCACCGCCAAGTATGACATCAAAGCTCTGATAGGTCGAGGGAGTTTTAGCCGCGTGGTCCGCGTTGAACACAAGAGCACTCGGCAGCCATATGCCATAAAGATGATCGAGACACGGTACAGAGAGGGTCGGGAGGTCTGTGAGTCAGAGCTGTGCGTTCTTCGACGGGTTCGCCACACCAATATAATCCAGCTGATGGAGGTCTTTGAGACTGCTGAGCGTGTTTACATGGTGATGGAGCTGGCTACTGGAGGAGAGCTCTTTGACCGCATCATTGCTCGTGGCTCCTTCACAGAGCGAGACGCCACTCGCGTGCTGCAGATGGTGCTGGACGGCGTCAAGTATCTTCACACTTTGGGGATCACGCACCGTGACCTGAAGCCGGAGAACCTGCTGTACTACCACCCGGGAGCAGACTCCAAGATCATCATCACCGACTTTGGTTTGGCCAGCAGCAGGAAGAAGGGAGACGAATGTCTGATGAAGACCACATGCGGCACGCCTGAGTACATTGCCCCAGAGATTCTAGTGAGAAAACCATACACGAATGCCGTGGACATGTGGGCATTGGGGGTGATCTCATACATCCTGCTGAGCGGAACCATGCCATTTGAGGATGACAACCGCATGAGGCTCTACCGGCAGATCCTCAAGGGGAAGTACAGCTTTTCTGGAGAG CCATGGCCAAGCGTGTCCAATCTTGCCAAAGACTTTGTGGAGCGAATTCTAACAGTAGATCCGAGTGAGCGGCTGACAGCCGGCCAGGCTCTCAAGCACCCCTGGATCATCAGCATGGCCGCTGCCTCTTCCATGAAGAACCTACAACGCTGTATATCTCAGAACCTGCTGAAGCGGGCGTCATCTCGCTGCCACAGCACCAAGTCGGCTCAGTCCACACGCTCTAGTCGCTCGACCAAATCCAACAAAGCTCGACGCGTTCGAGAAAAGGAGCTGCGCGAGCTGAACCGACGTTATCAGCAGCAGTACAACGGCTGA